From Mesorhizobium sp. Pch-S:
GATCGTCATCGACTTCATCGACATGGAGGAGAACCGGAACAACCGGGCTGTCGAGAAGAAGCTCAAGGATTGCCTGAAGAACGATCGTGCGCGCATCCAGGTCGGCCGCATTTCGCATTTCGGCCTGATGGAGATGAGCCGCCAGCGTATTCGCGCCAGCGTGCTGGAATCGACCATGAAGCCTTGCCCGCATTGTGGCGGCACCGGCCATGTTCGCTCCGATTCCTCCGTCGCGCTGCTTGTCGTGCGTGCCATCGAGGAGTTCCTGCTCAAGGATTCGCGCAGCCACATCACCGTGCGCACCCCGGCAGCGACCGCGCTTTACGTGCTCAACCACAAGCGCTCCACACTGGTCGAGCTGGAAACACGCTTCGGCCTGACGATTACCGTCGAGGCAGATGAGACTGTCGGTTCGCAGCACTACACGATCGCGCGTGGTGCGATCGCAGAGAAGCCGGAAGGCTTCGTCGAGATGAAGCCGCAGCCGATCCCGGTCGAACCCGAAGAGCCGGAAGACGAGATCATCGTCGAGGACGAGGAAGAGGCCGGAGAAGATCAGCCTCGCCAGGAACAGCAGCAGGCACGCGAGGGCGACAGCCAGCGCGACCGCAAGCGTCGTCGGCGCAGGCGCCGTCGCGGCGGCCGCGATCGCGATCAGGCGGCCACGGAAGCAGGCAACGATGAAGATACTGCCGCAGACGACGAGGACGCCAGCGAAGAGAGTGATGCCGCTGTCGTTGAAGCCGCCGCAGAGGTCGAGACGATCGTTGTCGCGGAAGAGAACGACGACGAACCGGCCAAGAAGCGGCGACGCGGCAAGCGTGGCGGCAAGCGCAGCCGCAAGGAAGACGGCGAGACTGCCGACGATGCGGCAGAGGCTGCCACGGCCGACAGCGAAACCGTGACCGCAGAGGTCGTCGCCGAAGCTGCGGTGGTCGAGCCGGAACCCGCGCCTGCCGTGGAAGAAGCTCCGGCCGAAAAGCCGAAAAAGCCGCGCCGTACGGCAAAGTCGAAGAAGGCCGAAGCTGCCGCAGCCGAGGCAGCAGTCGTGGAGGTCACGACCGAGACGGCCGCAGACATCGTCGTCGAGCCGGCTCCGTCCGAAGCCAAGGATGCTCCCGCCGGCAAGAAACCACGCGCGTCGCGTCGCAAGGTCGCAAGCGCGGAGACGCCGGCCGCACCTGTCGTTTCTTCCACCACCGCAGCAGAAGCTGAAGAAGCAGTTGAAGAAAAGCCGAAGCGTGGCGGCTGGTGGCAGCGCAAGGGTTTCTTCTGAGCCGACTGCCCGGCCTCGGCGGAGAAACCGCCAGAGCGTAGCTCGAACAAGAAAAGCGGCGGCACCAGGTGCCGCCGCTTTCTTCAACTTGGACGCGTTTAGTGGTGGCGGATATGCCGTTCCGCCGAAACCTCACCTTCGCTGAACGCCTGTACGAACGGCATGAGCTGCCACACGGCCGAAAGGCCGATGATGACAGAAACCAGCCGGGCGAGCGGGGTGCCGGTGCCTCCGGACAGCATTCCGAGGACATCGTAACCCGCAACGCCCATGACCAGCCAGTTCAGGCCGCCAATGATGATCAGGACGAGGGTTACAAGGTTCATGGCGCGCATCGGTGCCTCCATGAGTTGTTGCCTGACGCTAAAACGCGCTCGGTCGCTGCTGGTTCCGACAGTCGCGAAATCGTGATGGACGTCAGCCAGTCATTGCCCTTGCCTATTTTAGCCAGCGCTCTATCCGGGCAACGGCTTCCACCATCTCGTCATGGCTGCCTGCGTAGGAGAAGCGCATATAGCGATGCCCCTGCAGCGGATCGAAGTCGCGACCGGGCGTGGCAGCGACATGCGCTTCGACCAACATCTTGCCTGCGAATGCCATGCTGTCATTGGTCAGACGCGAGACATCGCAGAAGGCATAGAACGCGCCATCCATGGGAGCGGCAAGTGCAAAGCCCAATTCCGGCAGGCGTTTCATCAGCAATTCGCGGTTCCAGGCGTAACGCGCCTTCACAGCTTCGAGTTCCTCGGTCGCCTTGAAGGCCTCCATGGCCGCCACCTGCGAAAGCTCCGGCGCAGAAATGTAGAGACTCTGCGCGATGCGCTCGACAGGTCTCACCAGTTTTTCCGGCAACACCATCCAGCCGATACGCCAGCCGGTCATGCAGTAATATTTGGAGAAGGAGTTGATCACCGCGACGTCCGGACCGAAGGCCAGCGCGGTGGTATCGGGTGCAGCATAGGCCAGCCGATGGTAGATTTCATCGGAGATCACCGCGATTCCGAGCTGGTCCGCCGTTTCGACCAACGCCTTCAACGCCTCGACAGGGATGACCGCACCGGTAGGATTGGCCGGACTGGCAAACAGCACGCCCTTCAACGTTTTTTTGGCGTGCGCACTGGCGAGATGTTCGGCGTGGAGATACGCGGCGCCTTCCAGTTCGATCTCGACCACCTCGATGCCGAGCGCCGCCATGATGTTGCGATAGGCAGGGTAGCCTGGTGCAGCGATGGCAACACGATCGCCACCGTCGAACATGGCGAGAAACGCCAGATTGAAGGCGGCGGAAGAGCCCGTGGTGACAGCGACGCGTTCCGGCGCGACGTCGATCTGATAATGTTCGCGGTAGTGGCCGGCGATGGCACGACGCAAGCCGGCCAGGCCAAGCGCGTCAGTGTAGCCGATACGGCCGCTCTTCAAGGCAGCGGCAGCTGCCTCGCGCACAACGGCGGGCGCCGGATCGGATGGTTGGCCGACGGCCATGGAAATCACCGGTACGCCTTCGGCCTTCAGTTTATTGGCGCCAGCCAGGACATCCATGGCGTGGAACGGCTCGACGTCTCCGCGCCGTGACAACGAAACAACCATTTTTGGGCAAAACTCCTGTTAACGAGGCCCCGCCATCCGCGTCCGGCTGCCGGACGGTGCCGCACAAATGCCCGATTGATGGGGATCACAAGTTCAGCAAGTTTTCGCGCGCCGGCTTTTCATCGTCAACCGCCTCGTCTACCAGTGTACGCATCATGTTGAGCCTCTCACGTCCCGGACAGACGATCACAAGGACCGTGCGCACCCTGGCGACATTGGCGCTTGGCGCGGCCGTCGCCGTCTCCGGTACCATGAATGCTTTCGCGCAGAACGTGCCGGTCGTGCGGGATGCCGAGATCGAGGCGCTGGTGCGCGACTATGCCAGGCCGATCTTCAAGGCAGCGGGCCTTTCCAACGCCGGCATCCAGATCGTGCTGGTCAACGATCCCTCCTTCAACGCCTTTGTCGCCGGTCGCCGCGTCTTCATCAACACCGGCACGTTGATGCAGGCCGAAACGCCAAACGAGGTGATCGGGGTTCTGGCACACGAAACCGGGCACATTGCCGGTGGCCACCAGCAACGGCTGCGCGAACAGCTTGAGCGTGCAAAGACGATGGCAATCGTCGCCGGCCTGCTCGGTGCCGGTGCGCTGGTGGCA
This genomic window contains:
- a CDS encoding DUF378 domain-containing protein, whose protein sequence is MRAMNLVTLVLIIIGGLNWLVMGVAGYDVLGMLSGGTGTPLARLVSVIIGLSAVWQLMPFVQAFSEGEVSAERHIRHH
- a CDS encoding aminotransferase class I/II-fold pyridoxal phosphate-dependent enzyme, with amino-acid sequence MVVSLSRRGDVEPFHAMDVLAGANKLKAEGVPVISMAVGQPSDPAPAVVREAAAAALKSGRIGYTDALGLAGLRRAIAGHYREHYQIDVAPERVAVTTGSSAAFNLAFLAMFDGGDRVAIAAPGYPAYRNIMAALGIEVVEIELEGAAYLHAEHLASAHAKKTLKGVLFASPANPTGAVIPVEALKALVETADQLGIAVISDEIYHRLAYAAPDTTALAFGPDVAVINSFSKYYCMTGWRIGWMVLPEKLVRPVERIAQSLYISAPELSQVAAMEAFKATEELEAVKARYAWNRELLMKRLPELGFALAAPMDGAFYAFCDVSRLTNDSMAFAGKMLVEAHVAATPGRDFDPLQGHRYMRFSYAGSHDEMVEAVARIERWLK